From Psychroflexus torquis ATCC 700755, the proteins below share one genomic window:
- a CDS encoding thioredoxin family protein has protein sequence MKDFICFIFIFLAGLLFVRAQSDSEIEWKSWPELEQAIKEKPKPVFIFFHAKWCSYCKKIEREIFTKPEVIQKLNSDYYAIEMDVEQTDTITFESVNFINKQALTQRNGVHEIPLLLASRKGFPFSLPATVILNKDFTLKDRFFEYYTSKLLLNFL, from the coding sequence ATGAAAGATTTTATTTGTTTTATATTCATTTTTTTAGCCGGGCTCTTGTTTGTAAGAGCCCAAAGTGATTCTGAAATTGAATGGAAAAGCTGGCCAGAATTGGAACAAGCAATTAAGGAAAAACCAAAGCCAGTTTTTATCTTCTTTCATGCTAAGTGGTGTTCTTATTGCAAAAAAATAGAACGAGAAATCTTTACAAAGCCAGAAGTCATACAAAAACTAAACAGTGATTATTATGCTATAGAAATGGACGTAGAGCAAACCGATACCATCACTTTTGAAAGCGTGAATTTTATAAATAAACAAGCACTGACCCAGCGCAATGGAGTTCACGAAATACCTTTATTGCTGGCCTCGCGAAAAGGATTTCCATTCTCGCTACCAGCCACGGTTATTTTAAATAAAGATTTTACACTGAAAGACCGCTTTTTTGAGTATTATACGTCTAAACTTCTGCTGAATTTTCTCTAG
- a CDS encoding helix-turn-helix domain-containing protein, giving the protein MPIENIPEIYFQNIKTDQDIFVYDFKMSSDVVKSKVNLSMNMFSFLQVGKKQVHFAGTSVAVNKAQSLLLKKGNWLWTELLDTEAVYYCKLFFFSEKKLTDFLSKYTNNVKPYKEEVPYFVIENDDYIAAFINSLSSNTFTDHSYSDALLVLKFEEIMLYLLNKYGSTFEDYLHSLISKEISLFKNVVESNVNSNLKLEEIAFLCNMSLSTFKRHFTSEYKEPPGKWLQDKRLHKAKELLEGGDLKASDIYLDIGYNNLSNFSVAFKKKFGISPTDLSN; this is encoded by the coding sequence ATGCCAATAGAAAACATACCTGAAATTTATTTTCAGAATATAAAAACAGATCAAGATATCTTCGTGTACGATTTTAAGATGTCTAGCGATGTCGTAAAAAGTAAAGTCAATTTAAGCATGAATATGTTTAGCTTTCTACAAGTTGGTAAAAAGCAGGTTCATTTTGCTGGTACATCGGTCGCGGTAAATAAAGCGCAATCCTTGTTGCTTAAAAAAGGAAATTGGCTTTGGACTGAGCTATTGGATACTGAAGCCGTTTATTACTGCAAGCTTTTCTTCTTTTCTGAAAAAAAACTGACTGACTTCTTAAGTAAGTACACAAACAATGTTAAGCCTTATAAAGAAGAGGTTCCTTATTTTGTGATTGAAAATGATGATTATATTGCTGCTTTCATTAATTCTTTATCGTCTAATACCTTTACGGATCATAGTTACAGCGATGCTTTATTGGTTTTAAAATTTGAAGAAATCATGTTGTATTTGCTAAACAAGTATGGCTCTACTTTCGAAGACTACTTACACTCATTGATCTCGAAAGAGATTTCGCTGTTTAAAAATGTCGTGGAAAGCAATGTAAATTCCAACTTAAAATTGGAAGAAATAGCTTTTCTCTGCAATATGAGTTTATCAACTTTTAAGCGTCATTTTACTTCCGAATATAAAGAACCTCCCGGAAAATGGCTGCAAGACAAGCGCCTACATAAAGCTAAAGAACTACTGGAAGGAGGGGATTTAAAAGCCTCTGATATTTATTTAGATATAGGCTATAATAACCTGTCCAACTTTAGTGTAGCTTTCAAAAAAAAGTTTGGAATTAGTCCAACGGACCTCTCAAATTAA
- a CDS encoding AAA family ATPase encodes MIHLIVGNTGSGKTTYSSELKGKTKGIIFSIDKWNKTLFLDDKKSTDGLEWFLERIERAEKMIMDLIRQLENSETDSILDLGLSKFTHREKFREFSKLNGYELKTHFLDISKETRLNRVTKRNTEKGKTFEFVVSKEDFSFMENWFEKPNEKELIGGIIITEKNV; translated from the coding sequence ATGATACATTTAATAGTTGGAAATACAGGTTCTGGAAAAACGACGTATTCATCAGAATTGAAAGGAAAAACAAAAGGAATTATTTTTTCAATTGACAAGTGGAATAAAACGTTATTTCTAGACGACAAAAAATCGACGGATGGACTAGAGTGGTTTCTTGAAAGAATAGAACGAGCCGAAAAAATGATCATGGATTTAATTCGACAGTTGGAAAACTCAGAAACTGATTCTATTTTGGATTTAGGGTTATCAAAATTTACACATCGTGAAAAATTTAGAGAGTTTTCAAAGTTGAATGGTTACGAATTGAAAACTCATTTTTTAGACATTTCAAAAGAAACTCGACTAAATAGAGTTACTAAAAGAAACACAGAAAAAGGAAAAACTTTTGAATTTGTAGTCAGTAAGGAAGACTTTTCTTTTATGGAAAACTGGTTTGAAAAACCAAATGAAAAAGAACTGATTGGCGGAATAATCATAACAGAAAAAAATGTGTGA
- a CDS encoding transposase has product MNSFTSKLSLINGDSFVWKINGVSTNIFQAYLREFSTHNPKEYKIVVIDDAGFYFTKNIEVPQNIVLLRIPPYNPELNPCEHVWQYIKNRFKNQRFKSVKSLKEWLSEMLCDMKPETITSITGNQHFLKTFNN; this is encoded by the coding sequence ATGAATAGTTTCACAAGTAAGCTCTCGCTAATAAATGGAGACTCTTTTGTTTGGAAAATCAACGGTGTAAGTACTAACATATTTCAAGCCTATCTGCGAGAATTTTCAACACATAATCCAAAGGAATACAAAATTGTAGTGATTGATGATGCAGGATTTTATTTTACAAAAAATATAGAGGTACCACAAAATATAGTTCTTTTAAGAATACCCCCATATAATCCTGAGCTAAACCCATGCGAACATGTATGGCAATACATTAAAAATCGATTTAAAAATCAAAGATTCAAATCGGTGAAAAGTTTAAAAGAGTGGTTAAGCGAAATGCTCTGCGACATGAAACCTGAAACCATTACGTCTATAACAGGAAATCAACATTTTCTAAAGACTTTTAATAATTAA
- a CDS encoding alpha/beta hydrolase-fold protein: MNKIQLALVIGLSFFFQQFTNGQTNQKVNFLQKVGVLDSLYSKSLNEYREIYVQLPADYKPDENIKYPVVFVLDGEVFLPTVNDVQNYYSGGFTPEMVIVGISNDKNRMRDLTTSKVTEMYGSPFKQENGEAANFTKFIETELIPFVEHNYPVTNFRTLIGHSYGGLFALYSLVHHPQLFSNYLVIDPSLDWDNQQLIKEAKAKVSSANYKGKSLFMSLGGVVYMQRSGMTLTEIKKDTTDFTLFSRSNIDFSEVLNQNKQNELAFEWKFYPRDLHGTISFPSIMDGLISVFEWYQTENIDKYNSPTTTADEIDKIVRYRQHKLETHFGYAVPPFPEFLLNMQGYMSMDMGQMERAKVNFELTIEYYPNSANAFDSMADYYEKNGDNENAIKFVTKAFEISGEDSYKERMEALNKG; the protein is encoded by the coding sequence ATGAATAAAATACAACTAGCATTAGTAATCGGATTGAGTTTTTTCTTCCAACAATTTACAAATGGTCAAACCAATCAGAAGGTTAATTTTTTGCAAAAAGTCGGTGTTTTGGATAGCCTATATTCCAAAAGTCTAAATGAATACAGAGAAATTTATGTGCAACTCCCAGCAGATTACAAGCCCGATGAAAACATAAAATACCCCGTAGTTTTTGTTTTAGATGGTGAAGTATTTCTCCCTACAGTGAATGATGTACAAAACTATTATAGTGGTGGCTTTACACCCGAAATGGTCATTGTTGGCATTTCAAACGATAAAAACAGAATGCGCGACTTAACAACTTCAAAAGTAACTGAGATGTATGGAAGTCCTTTTAAACAAGAAAACGGAGAGGCTGCCAATTTCACTAAATTTATAGAGACTGAACTAATTCCATTTGTAGAACATAACTATCCTGTCACCAATTTCCGAACCTTAATTGGTCATTCCTATGGTGGCTTATTTGCTCTTTATTCGTTAGTTCATCATCCACAATTATTTTCAAACTATCTGGTTATTGACCCGAGTTTAGATTGGGATAATCAACAATTAATTAAGGAAGCAAAAGCTAAAGTTTCAAGTGCAAATTATAAAGGGAAGTCACTATTTATGTCCTTGGGCGGTGTTGTTTATATGCAGAGGTCTGGGATGACTTTAACTGAAATAAAAAAAGACACAACAGACTTTACCCTATTTTCACGATCTAATATTGATTTCTCAGAAGTGTTGAATCAAAACAAACAAAATGAATTAGCTTTTGAATGGAAGTTTTATCCAAGAGATTTACATGGTACTATTTCCTTTCCTTCCATTATGGATGGTTTAATTTCTGTTTTTGAATGGTACCAGACTGAAAATATTGACAAATATAATTCGCCAACTACCACCGCAGATGAAATTGATAAGATTGTTAGGTATCGCCAGCATAAACTTGAAACACATTTTGGCTATGCTGTACCTCCTTTTCCTGAATTCTTATTAAATATGCAGGGATATATGAGTATGGATATGGGCCAAATGGAAAGAGCTAAGGTGAACTTTGAACTTACTATTGAATATTACCCGAATAGCGCAAATGCCTTTGATTCCATGGCGGATTACTATGAAAAAAATGGTGATAACGAAAATGCTATCAAATTTGTAACAAAAGCTTTTGAAATAAGTGGTGAGGACTCTTACAAAGAAAGAATGGAAGCATTAAATAAAGGATAA
- a CDS encoding haloacid dehalogenase type II, with protein MKKAVFFDMNETLLNLSLLKKQFDKHFDDNYILKYWFTKLLHSSTIMGIMGDYRNFGELAGVALENLFFENNKSLSSEVKAEILGEFKKLPAYEDVRPALRVLRNNGIRVIAVSNSSLEMIKEQLTNAGIIDLFDSYYSADNVENYKPFKDIYLSAAQKEGLQTENIVMVATHDWDLYGAKKAGLTTAYIKRKQVIYNPYYLQPDFNALNLLDLIRQIIKAEN; from the coding sequence ATGAAAAAAGCAGTATTCTTCGACATGAACGAAACCTTATTAAACCTGAGTTTACTTAAGAAACAGTTTGATAAGCACTTTGATGATAACTACATTCTAAAATATTGGTTCACAAAACTACTACACAGTTCAACTATAATGGGAATTATGGGCGACTATAGAAATTTCGGAGAATTAGCAGGCGTGGCTTTAGAAAATCTGTTTTTCGAAAATAATAAATCTTTAAGTAGTGAGGTAAAAGCTGAAATACTTGGAGAATTTAAAAAGTTACCTGCTTACGAGGATGTACGACCTGCTCTTCGTGTTTTAAGGAACAATGGTATTCGTGTGATTGCTGTTTCTAATTCGTCTTTAGAAATGATAAAAGAACAGCTAACTAATGCAGGAATTATTGACCTTTTTGATTCTTATTACTCCGCAGATAATGTCGAGAATTACAAACCTTTTAAGGATATTTATCTTTCAGCAGCTCAGAAAGAAGGATTACAAACTGAAAATATTGTAATGGTTGCGACACATGATTGGGATTTGTATGGAGCAAAAAAAGCAGGACTCACCACAGCTTACATAAAACGAAAGCAAGTAATTTATAATCCCTATTATTTACAGCCAGATTTTAATGCATTAAATTTACTCGATTTAATACGACAGATAATTAAGGCTGAGAATTAA
- a CDS encoding WD40 repeat domain-containing protein, translating to MRLEINKIETLTGHKSSIYALDIGTAEHLIFSGSADKIIAQWNLKTFQGEKFVASFPSALYSICHIPQKKIVLAGTSKGDVYVLDLEKKKEIKILKNHTSQVFNIRYSEETNRIYTAGGDGNLAIYSLETLELIKLKKVCDEKVRNIDFNYKNSEIAVASGDCNIRIFDLKTLQEKRVFLGHELSSNVVRFSPDGKFLLTGGRDGDLNIWQVEDYELLKSIPAHPWAIYDIAYSPDSNLFATASRDKTLKIWDSKTFQPLEVIDKENYDGHQFSVNKLIWSSFNNYLISAGDDKVIMVWEINLIE from the coding sequence ATGAGACTTGAAATAAACAAAATAGAGACATTAACTGGACATAAAAGCTCCATATACGCTTTAGATATAGGGACCGCTGAACATCTTATCTTCTCTGGTAGTGCTGATAAGATAATTGCTCAATGGAATTTAAAAACATTTCAAGGTGAAAAATTTGTGGCTAGTTTTCCTTCCGCTTTATATTCTATCTGTCACATTCCCCAAAAAAAAATAGTGTTGGCAGGAACTTCAAAGGGTGATGTTTATGTATTAGATTTAGAAAAGAAGAAAGAAATAAAAATTTTAAAAAACCATACTTCTCAAGTTTTTAATATTAGGTATTCTGAAGAAACCAATCGCATTTATACCGCTGGAGGAGACGGTAATCTTGCGATTTATTCACTTGAAACTTTAGAATTAATCAAGCTAAAAAAAGTGTGTGATGAAAAAGTACGAAACATCGACTTTAATTATAAAAATTCTGAAATAGCTGTTGCTTCGGGCGATTGCAACATTCGTATTTTTGACCTAAAAACATTACAGGAAAAAAGGGTCTTTCTTGGACATGAGCTTTCTTCAAATGTTGTGCGATTTAGTCCTGATGGAAAATTCCTTTTAACGGGAGGTAGAGATGGTGATTTGAACATCTGGCAGGTTGAAGATTACGAACTATTAAAATCAATTCCTGCGCATCCTTGGGCGATTTACGATATCGCATACAGCCCAGATTCTAACTTATTTGCTACAGCTAGTCGTGATAAAACTTTAAAAATTTGGGATTCGAAAACATTTCAACCACTAGAGGTAATTGACAAAGAAAATTATGACGGACACCAATTTTCTGTAAATAAATTAATTTGGAGCTCCTTCAATAATTATTTGATTTCTGCAGGGGACGATAAAGTTATCATGGTATGGGAAATAAATCTAATTGAGTAA